TATTTCTCGCCGTCGGGGAAGGTCATCGGCAGGCCGCTTTCCATCGCCGCCACCGTTTTCCATTCGATCTTGATCTGGTCTGGGTCAACCGGCGGGAGGAAGGGGTGTGCGGCCATCACCTGGGTAAACTTGGTGATGTGCTCGATGGGTTTGCCGTTGTTACTGCCCGGCGCGTCGGGATAATAAACCTGGATGACGTAGCCATTGCCATACTCGGGGCGGAACTGAGTCTGGCGCATACCGTGACCGCCATACTGGATGTGGCAGTCGAAGCAGGTCTTGCGTGAAGCCGCTGGCCCCCAGCCTTTGAATGGCGGCGTGCTGATCGTATACTTTCTCTCGTCAAAAGCCTCGCCCAGGTTGAAGAGCTCTATCAAACCTTGCTCTTCTACGGCGGGTGTCTCGTCGGCATAGGATCCGTTGACGACGTTGTCAGTCGTGCCCAGTTGACCTCCGGGATACCACTCGTCGGCCGAGAAGTTGCCGACGGCTTGACCGACAAAATTGGCGTCGGGGACATTCGGTTCGGGCTCGGGCTTCGGATCATCGCTGCACGCAGCGAAGGACACGAGCCAGAGCGCGGCTAACGCGGAAAGCGTGAGGTTGTGTTTGAGTGTCATACTGAAATTCCTTTTCGTTGTTTGTAGATATAACAGGAAGGGGCATCGGGAAGTGATGGGGCTGAACCCGCCTCCCCGATGCCCCTTTGGGAACTAAGGACGAAAAGCTAAGCGCGAACCGTGGACTCTGCTGACTGTGGCAAGATGGCCTCGGTGGCGTTTTTCGTCTTTCGTTTTTCCGTTACGGATGGGTTACTGTTTCGAGAACCACTCGGCAGCCTTGTTCAGATCTTCATCCAGGGTTTGGATCTTCTTCTGCGCCTCGCCTACGAGCGGATTGGAGATGTTGCTCACAAAGCCACCCTTGAGCTGCGTCTGGCAGTCCTCGAGGGCCTTCAGGGCAGCCTTGAGATCGCTCTCGAGCTTAGAAGCCTGGGCTGCGTCGTACTTCTTCATGAAGGCCATGATCGAGAGGGCCTCATTGCGATTGCCATTGATGCCGCCATAGAGCGAGTTCTGGATACTGATCAAGTTGTCGTGGAAATCGATGAAGGAGCGCTGGCTGTAGGGCGACTCGATGTAATTCTTGTCCTTGCCCGAGTAGGGATTGCCGATCTTGGTGTTGGCCACCTCGTCGCAGATGTTCTCACATCCGGCCTTGAGGATGGTGGTCATGACCTCTTCCCAGGTAGCGTAGCCGCTGCCGGCTTTGGTAGCGCCGAGCAGGTCATCGGTGTACGATTTTCCGTTACGCGAAGACGGGAGTTCGATCTCTTCCACCCGATCCTTGTGAGCCTTGGGCGCGTTGGCGTTCCAAGCCACCTCGAGCTGGTAGCAACGGTCGCGGAGGTCGCCCGCCACAGCCGTGGCGTAAGTCAGCTCCTCGGCGCCTGTCACCTGGGCCTTGATGGCGGTGAAAGCCTCGTTGTCCTCGTTGGCTTGCAGCGCAGCGACGGTGCGGTTCTTGCCGTTGCGGAAGATCACGAATTCGATGCCGTGGAAGCCGAGCAACTCCTGTCCGAGCTTACCGGCCGCGTAGGCGATAGCGTCGTTTTCGTCACCGCCGAGCTTCTCCAGCTGGTACTTGTTGGTCAGGGCGGCAGCCAGACCGTCCACGTCGAGCGGCCAAGTGTCGATGTGCGGATCTACGCCGAAATCGGTAGCGGCACCAAAGAGGAAGGCCTCACTCTGCTCGTAGCTGGAACGAGCCTTGATGAACGTTTTGCAGATCTCGTCCACCTCGGCCTGCGTGAGGCTCTTGGGGTCTTTGAGGAACTTTTCCTTGGCAGCCTTGAGCTTGTCGTAGAGCTCAGAGGTCTCAGCAGCGAGGTTTTTGTAAGTCAGGTTGACCGTGTTATCCACATACTGCTTGGCGATCTGACTCATCTCTTTCTGCTTCTCGGTAAGCCCTTTCTCGATAGGATCATTGTTTTTCTCGCATGAGGAGAATCCCCATGTCAGCATTGCCCCTACGGTGAGGAGCAATGACGTTCTAAGATACTTCTTAATCATGTGTCTATTATTAATGATGAATGCGTGTGTGCGTGTGTAGTACCCTCTCTGGGCTATGCCCTCCGTGGCACGTCTCTCGATGTCGGATCAGAGGAAGAAGCCCTCATAGGCAATTCCGAGGGAGATGGAGGGTTCGTTATTGTATTGCTGCTTGAGCAGACGGGTGGAGTATTCGCCCTTCACCACGATCTGCGGCAGGGGGAAGTAGTTGAAGCCCACGGCCAGGCGTTGCTTGCCGGTGTACTCATACTTCTGCTGATCGCTGGAGGGGATGTAGGAGTTATAGTATTCGTACCGTCCGAAGAGGTAGAATTTCTGGTCGTCAGCGCGCAGCCGAGCCACCTGCGAGAAAATATCGTAGCCCGCTTCAAGGCCTACGGCCACGGCATTCTTGCCGACGGGCGTTTTCTTATAGGGGGCGGAGTTGGCCGTCAGGTTGCGTTTGATGGTGCTGATCGTAGCGGCGTCGCCCACGTAACCGTAGTCGGCGTTACCGCGGACGATCCAGTTGAACCGGTTAAACGCGAAGTCGAACGCACCGATGGCCACGGTGCCTTTCACATTGTCGTAACGCTTCACGTTACCATTGGCGTCCTTCCCCTCGAGATCGTGTGGGAAGGCGTTGTGCATGGCGCGGCCATAGTATCCGCTCAGGCCGATGCGCAGCCCGGGGAAGGCGTAATAGTCAAGTCGGCCGATGAAGCCGTATTTGTTGGCCACCTTAAACTCATAGGGCGATCCGGCGCCGCCACTCACCCAACCTTCGCGATCGAAGAAAAAGGCGTCGAGGCCAGCCACCACTTGCGCCTCATACCGGACGCGTCCCGTGCGGCCCCAGAAGCTGATTCCCGTGTCGTGCCATGTGCAAGGCAGGATCGTGGCCTCGCCTTCGGGACGATAGACGGTGAAGAAATGGAGTGGCTCGTGGTGCGCGTTTGTCATGCCGATGGGCACAACAATATGGCCTGCGCGAATGTTGAAGGCGCGTGAGAAAGACTTCTGGATCCAGAACTGCTCCAGCTCCACCTCGCCGCCTTTCTCGACTTCCATCTCCCACTCGCCGCCCTCGGTAAATTCCTTTTCCTGAGCGCTACCTGTACCGGTGTGTTCGAACTCGATCTCGGAGCCCATCGTCCATCCTTTCCCGAAATTGTAGTTCAGATAGATGACGGCGTGCGGCACATCGAAACGCCCGTGGCTGGGGTCGTTCTTGTACTTGGCGGCATCGCTGTAGCGATACACATTGTCGCTGTAGAAATTGCGGGAATAGGCGATCTCGCCATATCCACCGACGCTCAATCGGTTGCCCAGCACGTGATGTTGCACACTGTCCGAGGCATTCACTTGCGCCTCTACGGGCACGGTGGCGACGCCAGCCATAAGCCCGAGTAATAACCCAATCTTGACCTTATTCATTGTTCTTAATTATATGTCTGCTGCTTCTGCCGAAAGCCCCTTTGGAGTGAAAGGCTTTCGGCGGCAAAAGTAGAGGCGCCTCCAAACCATCACAATCCCAAATATTAGGGATGTAAAAAATCTTTGCGGGGAGCGCGTCGCATCCTTCGCGCCCCCTGGGGGATCAAGCCCGGAAATACCGTGGCGTCCCCGTGCGGCTCTTACCTTTGGCCCGACAAAATGGTATATCAAACGGAAAGAAAGAACATGAAGAAGAGACTTGGTAAGTGGCTTTTGGGCCTGATGGGCTGGCGTGTAGGGCCGGCAGGTAACGAGGTGGCGAAGTGCGTGATCTGCGTAGCGCCACACACGAGCAATATGGATTTCATCATCGGCGAACTGTTTTATCTCGCCATTGGCAAGCAGGCCGCGTTTTTGATGAAAAAGGAATGGTTCGCCTTTCCGCTGGGCCTCTTCTTTCGCGCCCTCGGTGGCGTCCCGATCGATCGCAGTCGCAACACCTCCATGACGGAGCAGATGGCCGCAGAGTTCGCCCGCCGCGACCGTTTCCGCCTAGCCATCACGCCCGAAGGCACACGCAAACGCGTGGACGAATGGAAGCGGGGCTTCTATTACATCGCGCTCAAGGCCGGCGTACCCATCCAGCTGGGATACATCGACTACGGGCGGAAGGAGGTCGGCATTATGGAGACTTTCCGCCCCACCGGCGACGCCGAAGCCGATATCCAATACATCCGCTCGCGCTACGAGGGCATGACCGGTAATCACAGCGAGCGATTCCAATAAACGTCCCCCCACGGCCCTGTTAAGGAACGTGAGTTCGATGTAAGAATAACGCCAGCAGAGAGCTTCTACGGGAGTCACACGATGGCCAAAACGCTTTTAGAAATACTTGCACCGGCGGTACAAGGGCCAAAAAGTGGTTTTTGCGATTTGCACCACCGGTGCAAGGGCCAAAAAGCAATTTTTTCCGTTTGCACCGATGGTGCAAGTGACAAAAAGTGGTTTTTTCTGTTTGCACCACCGGTGCAAGAAACAAAAAGAGGTTTTTGAGGTTTGCACCGCCGGTGCAAGCATTTCCAAAAGCATTTTGGCCTTTACAGCGCACTATGAAAGACATTCTCCAAGGATAAGATACCTCATTCTTACGTCGAACTCACGTTAAGGAGCGTATTTTTCCGACCATTGCACGCCCTGCATTCCCGCCGAAAGACTTATTAATCGAGGAGTTTACTTAAACGAACCTGCTGACTTCCGGCGCCCTTTATCCGGCAACCTACTTTTGCGGCCGTATTAAAAACCAGAAACAATGAAGAAACTATTCCTCCTTGCGGCCGTCGCCCTCCTCAGCCCGACGGCCTCGATCATGGCGCAGGACGACGCGCCGCGCGACACCTCGTATTGGACACACAGCGGTGCCGCCTCGCTGACCTTCGGGCAGACCTCCTTCACCAACTGGGCCGCCGGCGGCGAAAACTCCGTCTCCGTGCTCGCCGCCTTCGCAGGCAAATGGAACTACGCGAAGGATAGATGGATGTGGGACAACTCAGCCGACCTCGGCTACGGCCTCACCTATCAAGGTAGCGACCAGATCAAAAACGACGACCACATCGACCTCGCCACCCGCCTCGGCTACAAGGCCTCAGCCACCTGGGCCTACGCGGCGGAGCTGAACTTCAAGTCGCAATTCAACAAGGGCTACAGCAAGTATCCCGTGACGGACGACGCCGCCTACATCTCCAAATTCATGGCCCCGGGCTACCTGCTCGGATCCATCGGTATGACCTACACCCACCCGCGCGAAGACCTCAAGGTGCTCATCTCGCCCGTGTCTGAAAAGATGACCTTCGTCTCCGACCGCCGCCTCTCCGACGAGGGCGCGTACGGCGTCGAGAAGGGCGACCGCGTGCTGGCCGAGTTCGGCGCCCTGGTCAAGGGCACCTACTCGAAGAAGATCACCGAAAACGTCCTCTTCAACACCGAAGTCCTCCTCACCTCGGCCTACAAAACCTTCGGCAACGTGGACGTGGACTGGAAGATGTCGCTCGACTGGAAGCTCAACAAATACTTCACCTTCAAGGCCAACACCTACCTCCTCTACGACGACGACATCCGCTACGTCGACAAGGACGGCGTGAAGCATGGCCCGCGCGTACAGTTCAAAGAAGTCGTCGGCCTCGGCCTCGGATACATCTTCTAAGAGACCCTCTTAGTCATCTCTCAAGCAGTTATCGAGAAGGCGCTGTGGAACTTGTTTTTCGCAGTGCCTTTCTCTTTTTTTCTTGGCGATTGTACGATACAATCGGCCGAAGCCTGTAGTGGTGATTGTACGATAACGTGAGTTCGACAAAAGAATGAGATACCCTTTTGAGAATGTCATTGATAGCATGCTGTAACGGCCAACAGGTTCTCCGAAGCACTTGCGGGACTCCCCGCAAACGCCAAAGCAAATGCCGGGAGACTTGCGGGACTCCCGCAAACGCCAAAGCAAATGCCGAGAGACTTGCGGAACTCCCCGCAAACGCCAAAGTAAATACCGGGAGACTTGCGGGACTCCCGCAAACGCCAAAGCAAATGCCGAGAGACTTGCGGAACTCCCCGCAAACGCCAAAGTAAATACCGGGAGACTTGCGGGACTCCCGCAAACACCAAAGCAAATGCCGGGAGACCTGCGGGAGTACCCGCAAACGCCAAAGCAAATGCCGGGAGACCTGCGGGAGTACCCGCAAACGCCAAAGCAAATGCCGAGAGACTTGCGGAACTCCCCGCAAACGCCAAAGCAAATGCCGGGAGACCGGCGGGAGTACCCGCAAACGCCCAAAAGTTCTTCGAGGCACTTGCAACAGTGTTGTAGGCATTTCCAAAAGCACTTTGGCAATCGCGCGGATTCTGCGTATAGACTCTCTGCTGACACTATTCTTACACCGAACTCACGTTACAATACAATCAGCCGCAACATGTAATGGCGATTGTACGATACAATCAGCTGAAGAAGTTTGTGGCGACTGATTGAGACCATCGGAAGGGACATCCACGGCGCATGGGAGAAATTGCAACAAAAGGGTGAAAACAACTCCGGAGATTCCCCCTACAGACGGACGGGCGAAGGGGCCGAGAAGCCGCTCCCAGAGCCTTTTCCGCCAAATTCAAAACGGCTGCTTACCTTTGCCCTTGAAAATCTGAATGATTCAGAAATCATGATTTTACCGAAAGGATATTGCTTGCAAAACGGGAAATATTGTCTGACAGAGGTCATCGGACAAGGCGGATTCGGAATCACTTATTCGGGCGTTTGGAACACCGAAGTCAAGGGTGAACTGGGAGCCGTAAAGACCGCCGTACCGATTTGTATCAAGGAATATTTCTTCAAAGATTACTGCTTCAGAGACCCCGCCACGATGCAAGTCCGCGTGCATTCGGAGACGGGGCGCAGGCTGTTCGACAAGTTCCGCGAGCGGCAGATCCAGGAGGCACGCATCCTCTCGGAAGTGCACCACCCGTACATCGTGAATGTCCTCGAAGTCTTCGAGGAAAACAACACGGCCTACATCGCTATGGAGCGCATCACGGGCCGATCGCTCAAGTCGTTGCTCGAAAACGAGGGGCAGCTGACGGAGCCGTGCGCACTCAAATATATCGACCAAATCGGGCGCGCGCTAGAGTTTGTACACGCCAAAAACATCCTCCATCTCGACATCAAGCCGGGCAATATCCTGATCGACGAGCACGACGACGCCCGACTGATCGACTTCGGCGTCAGCAAACGCTACGACATCGATAGTCAGGAGACAAGCACTACCACGCTGACCCTCTCGAAGGGCTTCGCCGCCATCGAGCAGTACGACAGCGACGGCCTGACGGGCTTCTCGCCCCGCCCGGACATCTATTCGCTCGGCGCCACGTTCTACAACCTACTCACGGGCTGCGTGCCCCCCGAATCCATCCTCCGTGTGACTAAACCGCTCACCGAACCTTCGCGGCTGAACGCCAACATCACCCCCCGCACCGAACACGCCATCCTGCGAGCCATGCAGGTGAACCCCGCCGACCGCTACGCGTCCGTCCGCGAAATGCTGGACGACCTCGACATCCCGCCCTATCCCGAACGAAAAGATCAGCCCGTGGCCGCTACCGGCCAAACGACTCAGCGTGCGCCACTCACGAACGACGACGAGCGGACGCAGTTGCTCACCGCCGACGTCGAAGAGACGGCCCTCCTCACTCCGGCGGAACAGCCCACCCCGGCGCGTCGGCGAAAGGGCAAACGCCGCGTATTGATCCCGCTATTGATCGGCCTCTCGGTGCTGATCGGCTGGGCCGCGTCGTACCTGATCGGCGGCAGCAAACCGGCACCAACGAACGAACCGACGGCCAACCTATTGCTGCAAAGCGACGCAGGCAGTGATCGCTCGCCGTTCGATCCGCCCACGGTAGCGCCCTCGTCGGCCGCAGACAAACAGGCGGAAAAACATCAGTCGGAGGAGAAAAAGACGGACAAGAAGACCGAGGAGAAGAAATCCGATAAGACGGAAACTACCACGCGTGACGATGCCTCATCCGAGACCTCAAACGCGCGCTACGTCGCCCTGGTCGCCTCCGGAAAGATGAAGATGGAACGCGGCGCCTATGCCGACGCCAAGCGTGACTTTGCGAGCGCGAAAGAGATCAAGGTGACCGAAGAGGTGATCCGCCTTAGTTTGGCTTGCGACGACCGCATCGAGGAGGACAACGTCCGCGACCGCAAAGCGCTCTACGAGCAGGGCATGCCCTTCGGCAGCTACACCATCGTTCGCAAAAAGCAGAACGGACGCTACGGCGCCATCGACGCGCAAGGCATCGAGCGCATCCGCTGCATCTACCTCAGTGTGGGGCGATCGGAAAACGGGCGTGCCTTCGAACGCGAAGACCACCTCTACGACATCTACAACGCCAACGGCACGATGGTAGCCCGGGGGCTCACAACGTATTGACTAAGTATAGACGCACAGACAAAGACAATGAAGAAGTGGACGGGAATGCTGTTGCTGTGGATCGCGTGCTGCCTGTCGTGGCACGCCCAAGCGCAGCGACAGACCGAATACAATCGCAAGGGCGATGAGGCCCTGCAGCGCAAGGATTATCGGGATGCCAAAATGTGGTTCGAGGAGGGCGTCTTTGCCGAATGCGACCGCTACAGCATCGACCGACTGACGACCATCTGGCTCGAAGACGAAACCATGCACGTCTCCATGCGCACGGTGATGAACAAGTGCCTCAACTGCCTCACGGAGTGGGCCACGGAGCGCGATACGTTCGCCATCGATAAGCTCATCCTTTACTACAGTCGCGGCATCGGT
The sequence above is drawn from the Tannerella serpentiformis genome and encodes:
- a CDS encoding lysophospholipid acyltransferase family protein — encoded protein: MKKRLGKWLLGLMGWRVGPAGNEVAKCVICVAPHTSNMDFIIGELFYLAIGKQAAFLMKKEWFAFPLGLFFRALGGVPIDRSRNTSMTEQMAAEFARRDRFRLAITPEGTRKRVDEWKRGFYYIALKAGVPIQLGYIDYGRKEVGIMETFRPTGDAEADIQYIRSRYEGMTGNHSERFQ
- a CDS encoding imelysin family protein, producing the protein MIKKYLRTSLLLTVGAMLTWGFSSCEKNNDPIEKGLTEKQKEMSQIAKQYVDNTVNLTYKNLAAETSELYDKLKAAKEKFLKDPKSLTQAEVDEICKTFIKARSSYEQSEAFLFGAATDFGVDPHIDTWPLDVDGLAAALTNKYQLEKLGGDENDAIAYAAGKLGQELLGFHGIEFVIFRNGKNRTVAALQANEDNEAFTAIKAQVTGAEELTYATAVAGDLRDRCYQLEVAWNANAPKAHKDRVEEIELPSSRNGKSYTDDLLGATKAGSGYATWEEVMTTILKAGCENICDEVANTKIGNPYSGKDKNYIESPYSQRSFIDFHDNLISIQNSLYGGINGNRNEALSIMAFMKKYDAAQASKLESDLKAALKALEDCQTQLKGGFVSNISNPLVGEAQKKIQTLDEDLNKAAEWFSKQ
- a CDS encoding DUF3078 domain-containing protein, with the translated sequence MKKLFLLAAVALLSPTASIMAQDDAPRDTSYWTHSGAASLTFGQTSFTNWAAGGENSVSVLAAFAGKWNYAKDRWMWDNSADLGYGLTYQGSDQIKNDDHIDLATRLGYKASATWAYAAELNFKSQFNKGYSKYPVTDDAAYISKFMAPGYLLGSIGMTYTHPREDLKVLISPVSEKMTFVSDRRLSDEGAYGVEKGDRVLAEFGALVKGTYSKKITENVLFNTEVLLTSAYKTFGNVDVDWKMSLDWKLNKYFTFKANTYLLYDDDIRYVDKDGVKHGPRVQFKEVVGLGLGYIF
- a CDS encoding serine/threonine protein kinase; amino-acid sequence: MILPKGYCLQNGKYCLTEVIGQGGFGITYSGVWNTEVKGELGAVKTAVPICIKEYFFKDYCFRDPATMQVRVHSETGRRLFDKFRERQIQEARILSEVHHPYIVNVLEVFEENNTAYIAMERITGRSLKSLLENEGQLTEPCALKYIDQIGRALEFVHAKNILHLDIKPGNILIDEHDDARLIDFGVSKRYDIDSQETSTTTLTLSKGFAAIEQYDSDGLTGFSPRPDIYSLGATFYNLLTGCVPPESILRVTKPLTEPSRLNANITPRTEHAILRAMQVNPADRYASVREMLDDLDIPPYPERKDQPVAATGQTTQRAPLTNDDERTQLLTADVEETALLTPAEQPTPARRRKGKRRVLIPLLIGLSVLIGWAASYLIGGSKPAPTNEPTANLLLQSDAGSDRSPFDPPTVAPSSAADKQAEKHQSEEKKTDKKTEEKKSDKTETTTRDDASSETSNARYVALVASGKMKMERGAYADAKRDFASAKEIKVTEEVIRLSLACDDRIEEDNVRDRKALYEQGMPFGSYTIVRKKQNGRYGAIDAQGIERIRCIYLSVGRSENGRAFEREDHLYDIYNANGTMVARGLTTY